The proteins below are encoded in one region of Apium graveolens cultivar Ventura chromosome 4, ASM990537v1, whole genome shotgun sequence:
- the LOC141717096 gene encoding zinc finger BED domain-containing protein RICESLEEPER 2-like, with protein sequence MIVASLELRPAIDRLKELDTEFKCLSSELEWENEKKVCDFLKIFSDITKKYSDVKYPNANIYFIDVIQIRRSIKIWAESGDDWISAMSSKMQLKFDKYWEECNKLLTVAVILDPRYKMVIVSYAYKGIYDIHADFYVEEIREFLVQIFNEYSEKFGNNGGFVEGSGIASFSSAGSVAGEWLGGFQDLVASSNLRENSRRSELEEYLKEGLFPMDKEVDFDILYWWKLNAPKFPVVARMAKDILAIPTSSVASENSFSKCRRIITDTRSSLNDDSVETLMCVKDWLPEIKDAQSGKAFEEGASKACDFNSHDLDNE encoded by the exons ATGATTGTGGCCTCACTTGAACTCCGACCAGCCATTGATCGTTTAAAAGAACTAGACACTGAATTTAAATGTCTATCTTCAGAACTAGAGTGGGAAAATGAAAAGAAGGTGTGTGATTTTTTGAAGATTTTTTCGGATATAACAAAAAAATATTCTGATGTGAAATATCCAAATgcaaatatatattttattgatgTGATTCAGATTCGTAGAAGCATCAAAATATGGGCTGAATCTGGTGATGATTGGATCAGTGCAATGAGTAGTAAAATGCAACTGAAATTTGATAAGTATTGGGAAGAATGTAACAAGTTGTTGACCGTCGCTGTTATTCTTGATCCTAGATATAAAATGGTCATCGTTTCTTATGCTTACAAGGGTATATATGATATTCATGCTGACTTTTATGTTGAAGAAATACGTGAGTTCTTAGTTCAGATTTTTAATGAGTATTCTGAAAAATTTGGAAATAATGGAGGTTTTGTAGAAGGTTCTGGTATTGCAAGTTTTAGTAGTGCAGGTTCAGTTGCTGGAGAGTGGTTAGGAGGTTTCCAGGACCTTGTTGCAAGTAGTAACTTGAGGGAAAATTCAAGAAGAAGTGAGCTGGAGGAATATTTAAAAGAAGGGTTGTTTCCGATGGATAAAGAAGTGGACTTTGATATTCTTTATTGGTGGAAGCTCAATGCGCCAAAATTTCCTGTCGTTGCACGTATGGCTAAAGACATTTTAGCTATTCCTACTTCTTCCGTTGCATCTGAAAATTCATTTAGTAAGTGTCGTAGAATCATAACAGACACTCGTTCTTCTCTAAACGATGATTCTGTTGAAACTTTGATGTGTGTCAAAGATTGGCTTCCGGAAATTAAGGATG CTCAATCTGGAAAAGCTTTTGAGGAAGGTGCATCTAAGGCCTGCGATTTCAACTCTCATGACTTGGATAATGAATGA
- the LOC141719498 gene encoding CENP-B homolog protein 2-like has product MGKVNSDFSFSSGWLERFKARYGIKSYRRFGESGSVMMENIENALPGIRSKLDQFQLKDIYNMDETGLFYRLEADHSLATKQLEGRKKDKERITVVVCCNGDGSDKVPLWIIGKYANPRCFKNVNINNLNCVYRFNKKAWMTGLLFQEFVTWFDSKMNGRKVLLIVDNCPAHPKIVEGLRNTELFFLPPNTTSKIQPCDAGIIRAFKVHYRRRLYSSMLQSLEVNATNPEKVNILNAISFANMAWNIDVKTTTIANCFRHCKIRSEENDEQELGEINEGVEGLNEVISNLRYRNVMDVEHLLNYPNENDAVMESPTDEEIIESVMSTDEGTDPEPDDSNVIPSVSSKEAFQALTTLNNYLLQHEQNIPGVIFALHKVKDEINFGFGGKKKQATIDSYFNKN; this is encoded by the coding sequence ATGGGGAAAGTAAATTCCGATTTTAGCTTTTCCAGTGGATGGTTAGAACGTTTCAAGGCAAGATATGGAATCAAATCTTATCGGCGTTTTGGTGAAAGTGGTTCAGTGATGATGGAGAACATTGAAAATGCATTGCCAGGCATCCGATCAAAATTGGATCAATTTCAGTTGAAAGATATTTATAACATGGATGAAACGGGATTATTCTATCGACTTGAAGCTGACCATTCACTAGCTACCAAACAGCTAGAGGGCCGCAAAAAAGATAAAGAGAGAATCACTGTAGTTGTGTGTTGCAACGGTGATGGGTCTGACAAAGTTCCACTTTGGATCATTGGTAAGTACGCCAATCCTAGGTGCTTTAAAAATGTGAATATAAACAATCTTAATTGTGTGTATCGTTTTAACAAGAAGGCTTGGATGACTGGCTTGCTTTTTCAAGAATTTGTTACTTGGTTTGATAGTAAAATGAATGGCAGGAAGGTACTTTTGATTGTTGACAATTGTCCTGCTCATCCAAAAATAGTTGAAGGCTTGAGAAATACAGAGTTGTTCTTTCTACCTCCTAACACAACATCTAAGATTCAACCATGCGATGCTGGAATTATTCGAGCATTTAAAGTTCACTATCGGCGTCGTCTATATTCTAGCATGTTGCAAAGTCTTGAAGTTAATGCAACAAATCCTGAAAAAGTTAATATCTTGAATGCTATTAGTTTTGCTAACATGGCTTGGAATATTGATGTGAAAACAACCACAATTGCAAATTGTTTTCGGCATTGCAAGATTCGTTcagaagaaaatgatgaacaaGAACTTGGAGAAATAAATGAAGGTGTCGAAGGATTAAATGAAGTTATCTCTAATTTACGATATAGGAATGTGATGGATGTCGAGCATCTCTTAAACTATCCAAACGAGAATGATGCGGTTATGGAATCACCTACGGATGAAGAAATCATTGAGTCGGTAATGAGCACTGATGAAGGGACTGATCCTGAACCCGACGATAGCAATGTCATCCCAAGCGTGTCATCAAAGGAAGCATTTCAAGCACTCACCACTTTGAACAATTACTTGTTACAACACGAGCAAAACATACCAGGAGTTATTTTTGCTTTACATAAAGTCAAGGACGAGATTAATTTTGGCTTTGGTGGAAAGAAGAAACAAGCTACAATAGattcatattttaataagaattaa